One window of the Melanotaenia boesemani isolate fMelBoe1 chromosome 14, fMelBoe1.pri, whole genome shotgun sequence genome contains the following:
- the zfr2 gene encoding zinc finger RNA-binding protein isoform X1, giving the protein MAASNYFGFTHGAGPQYSTQPPPAYSHPSTATYSVQQAPAVAHAVTASYSPAPVQAARPVASASYPTYQSHLAPQDYTYRQPDPPQPTTTPQTYQVYSDMQDNYSYGRPAAVTTYDNKQYYQTSIAPAQRTPTDNYYQTGVKTSYSPAPTTAYSQPPPPQRQVTALKPLVPSSSVSTNYNIYPVSTSVPQPPTPISSYTLGSSFSSTVSATSYSGISYSSYNSIGYTSASAPSYYQPAQQTLSQPQPQPQPSQQPQQPQPPVQPPPKQLTSSSWSNSGSNMVTAPTGNAYKKPSFHQNKLQRPKGPPKQPQLHYCDICKISCAGPQTYREHNEGQKHKKKEAALKAGGQTGTSNGPRGVQTQLRCELCDVSCTGVDAYAAHIRGAKHQKVVKLHTKLGKPIPSTEPVLVNSAPVITTSTAGKPPVSSSASVTVSTTSTPVIPKQSPVNTTTKSTPPVKKPAPSKITSISNKPTSFPAASAASVASAASAVVTVVAAKVEEPVHMSVQKMEPLSDEDRVGGQGDIQPVGHDYVEEVRNDDGKVIRFHCKLCECSFNDPNAKDMHLKGRRHRLQYKKKVNPELPVEIKPSNRARKLQESKLKKQKQKAVLKRQRDDEQRWHMEMRRYEEDMYWRRIEEEQMYWGDQRRRIAPPPLMSRPGIPVPPLLTCVRRPDSPDDRYIMAKHSTIYPVEEELQAVQRIVSHSERALKLVSDSLLEKEKLAVTTAATEGVDEKSTENTARLLKGVMRVGILAKGLLLRGDRNVELILLTAKKPTISLLKTIAKHLPKELETFSEDQYEVQAHPEEANIVIFSSKEPKMQVTISLTSPLMREDPAAEKDKQGEEKAAEKGVVENDPPDLLNKKKCLEYLAALRHAKWFQARANGLQSCVIVIRVLRDLCQRVPTWGKMPGWAMELLVEKVISSATGPLSPGEAMRRVLECISTGILLPDGPGLMDPCEKDQTDALECMKLQAREDITASAQHALRLLAFRQIHKVLGMESLPASKASARNRKRRRDISDTGEGEGEGKKDKKEEESSA; this is encoded by the exons ATGGCTGCAAGCAACTATTTCGGCTTTACACATGGTGCCGGTCCACAATACAG TACCCAGCCTCCTCCGGCCTACTCCCATCCCTCTACAGCCACCTATAGCGTCCAGCAGGCTCCTGCTGTGGCTCATGCAGTGACAGCATCATACTCACCAGCTCCAGTCCAGGCAGCCCGACCTGTGGCCTCAGCCTCTTACCCCACCTATCAGAGCCACCTGGCACCTCAAGACTACACCTACAGACAACCAGATCCCCCACAGCCCACCACCACCCCACAGACGTACCAGGTATACTCAGACATG CAGGACAACTATAGTTATGGGCGGCCTGCTGCTGTAACGACTTATGACAACAAACAGTACTACCAGACAAGTATAGCCCCGGCCCAGAGGACACCCACTGATAATTACTACCAGACTG GAGTGAAGACCTCTTACAGTCCAGCCCCCACCACTGCCTACAGCCAGCCTCCTCCACCTCAGAGGCAGGTGACTGCCCTAAAGCCCTTGGTCCCCTCCAGCTCTGTGTCTACCAACTACAACATCTACCCAGTATCCACCAGTGTCCCGCAACCTCCAACACCAATTTCATCCTACACACTTGGTTCTTCCTTCAGCTCCACTGTTTCAGCCACCTCCTACTCTG GCATTAGCTACTCTAGTTACAACTCAATTGGCTACACCTCTGCATCTGCCCCCTCCTATTACCAGCCGGCACAGCAGACTTTATCCCAACCCCAGCCTCAACCACAGCCATCACAGCAGCCTCAACAGCCCCAGCCCCCCGTTCAGCCGCCGCCCAAGCAGCTGACAAGCTCATCTTGGAGTAACTCAGGCAGCAACATGGTGACAGCTCCAACTGGAAATGCCTACAAAAAGCCTTCTTTTCATCAGAATAAGTTGCAAAGGCCAAAAGGACCTCCTAAACAGCCACAGCTGCATTACTGTGATATTTGCAAGATCAGCTGTGCAGGCCCTcag ACATACAGGGAACACAATGAAGGCCAGAAGCATAAGAAAAAGGAAGCAGCTTTAAAAGCTGGGGGCCAGACTGGGACCAGCAACGGGCCCAGAGGAGTCCAAACTCAGTTACGGTGTGAGTTATGTGATGTATCATGCACTGGAGTAGACGCCTATGCTGCCCATATCCGTGGGGCCAAACACCAGAAG GTGGTGAAACTTCATACCAAGCTTGGCAAACCGATACCTTCTACTGAGCCAGTGTTGGTGAATTCTGCTCCAGTTATCACGACCTCGACAGCAGGAAAGCCTCCGGTCTCGTCCTCAGCTTCTGTCACAGTTTCAACTACATCCACTCCCGTGATTCCCAAACAGTCGCCTGTAAACACCACAACCAAATCAACCCCACCAGTCAAGAAACCAGCTCCCTCCAAAATAACATCCATTT CCAATAAGCCAACAAGTTttccagcagcatcagcagcatcagTAGCATCGGCAGCATCAGCAGTGGTAACGGTGGTGGCAGCTAAAGTGGAGGAGCCTGTTCACATGTCAGTCCAGAAGATGGAGCCTCTGAGTGATGAGGACAGAGTTGGAGGCCAAGGAGACATCCAGCCTGTGGGGCATGACTATGTAGAAGAG GTACGTAATGATGATGGAAAAGTGATTAGATTTCACTGTAAACTGTGTGAGTGCAGCTTCAATGATCCCAATGCTAAAGACATGCACCTAAAAGGAAGAAGGCACAGGCTACAATACAAG AAGAAAGTGAACCCAGAGCTTCCTGTGGAGATTAAGCCCAGTAACCGGGCCAGGAAGCTTCAGGAGAGCAAGCTAaagaagcagaagcagaaagCGGTGCTAAAGAGACAGCGAGATGATGAGCAGCGCTGGCACATGGAGATGAG GCGATATGAGGAGGACATGTACTGGAGgaggattgaggaggagcagatgTACTGGGGGGACCAGAGACGTAGGATAGCTCCTCCACCACTAATGAGTCGCCCTGGTATACCAGTGCCCCCTCTGCTG aCTTGCGTTCGAAGGCCTGATTCTCCTGATGACCGTTACATCATGGCCAAGCACTCCACCATTTACCCAGTAGAAGAGGAGCTCCAGGCTGTGCAGAGGATCGTCTCCCACTCAGAGAGAGCTCTAAAACTGGTGTCAGACTCCCTGCTTGAGAAGGAGAAACTAGCTGTTACTACTGCTGCTACTGAGGGAGTAGATGAGAAGAG TACTGAAAACACTGCTCGGTTGCTAAAAGGTGTGATGAGAGTTGGTATCCTGGCCAAAGGCCTGCTGCTTCGTGGGGACAGAAATGTTGAACTAATCTTGCTGACTGCAAAGAAACCCACCATCTCGTTACTAAAGACCATTGCTAAGCACCTACCAAAGGAACTGGAG ACATTTTCTGAAGATCAGTATGAGGTGCAGGCTCACCCCGAGGAGGCGAACATCGTGATATTTTCAAGCAAGGAGCCCAAAATGCAGGTGACCATTTCTCTCACCTCGCCGCTGATGAGGGAGGACCCTGCTGCTGAGAAGGACAAGcagggagaagaaaaagcggCTGAGAAAG GTGTGGTTGAGAATGATCCTCCTGATcttctgaataaaaagaaatgtttggaaTACCTGGCAGCTCTCCGTCATGCCAAATGGTTTCAG GCTCGTGCAAATGGGCTGCAGTCTTGTGTGATCGTCATTCGGGTGCTGAGAGATCTATGTCAGCGTGTTCCCACCTGGGGGAAGATGCCTGGTTGG GCAATGGAGCTGCTGGTGGAGAAGGTGATCAGCAGTGCCACAGGCCCGCTCAGCCCAGGGGAGGCCATGCGAAGAGTCCTGGAGTGCATCTCTACAGGCATCCTGTTGCCAg ATGGGCCAGGTTTGATGGATCCCTGTGAGAAGGATCAAACAGATGCTTTGGAGTGCATGAAGCTTCAAGCCCGGGAGGACATAACTGCTAGTGCACAG CACGCTCTGCGGCTGCTTGCCTTCCGCCAGATCCACAAGGTCCTGGGCATGGAGTCACTACCAGCATCAAAGGCCAGTGCACGCAACCGCAAACGACGACGGGACATCAGCGACACGGGTGAAGGCGAGGGAGAAGGCAAAAAAGACAAGAAGGAAGAAGAATCGAGTGCTTGA
- the zfr2 gene encoding zinc finger RNA-binding protein isoform X2 — protein sequence MAASNYFGFTHGAGPQYSTQPPPAYSHPSTATYSVQQAPAVAHAVTASYSPAPVQAARPVASASYPTYQSHLAPQDYTYRQPDPPQPTTTPQTYQQDNYSYGRPAAVTTYDNKQYYQTSIAPAQRTPTDNYYQTGVKTSYSPAPTTAYSQPPPPQRQVTALKPLVPSSSVSTNYNIYPVSTSVPQPPTPISSYTLGSSFSSTVSATSYSGISYSSYNSIGYTSASAPSYYQPAQQTLSQPQPQPQPSQQPQQPQPPVQPPPKQLTSSSWSNSGSNMVTAPTGNAYKKPSFHQNKLQRPKGPPKQPQLHYCDICKISCAGPQTYREHNEGQKHKKKEAALKAGGQTGTSNGPRGVQTQLRCELCDVSCTGVDAYAAHIRGAKHQKVVKLHTKLGKPIPSTEPVLVNSAPVITTSTAGKPPVSSSASVTVSTTSTPVIPKQSPVNTTTKSTPPVKKPAPSKITSISNKPTSFPAASAASVASAASAVVTVVAAKVEEPVHMSVQKMEPLSDEDRVGGQGDIQPVGHDYVEEVRNDDGKVIRFHCKLCECSFNDPNAKDMHLKGRRHRLQYKKKVNPELPVEIKPSNRARKLQESKLKKQKQKAVLKRQRDDEQRWHMEMRRYEEDMYWRRIEEEQMYWGDQRRRIAPPPLMSRPGIPVPPLLTCVRRPDSPDDRYIMAKHSTIYPVEEELQAVQRIVSHSERALKLVSDSLLEKEKLAVTTAATEGVDEKSTENTARLLKGVMRVGILAKGLLLRGDRNVELILLTAKKPTISLLKTIAKHLPKELETFSEDQYEVQAHPEEANIVIFSSKEPKMQVTISLTSPLMREDPAAEKDKQGEEKAAEKGVVENDPPDLLNKKKCLEYLAALRHAKWFQARANGLQSCVIVIRVLRDLCQRVPTWGKMPGWAMELLVEKVISSATGPLSPGEAMRRVLECISTGILLPDGPGLMDPCEKDQTDALECMKLQAREDITASAQHALRLLAFRQIHKVLGMESLPASKASARNRKRRRDISDTGEGEGEGKKDKKEEESSA from the exons ATGGCTGCAAGCAACTATTTCGGCTTTACACATGGTGCCGGTCCACAATACAG TACCCAGCCTCCTCCGGCCTACTCCCATCCCTCTACAGCCACCTATAGCGTCCAGCAGGCTCCTGCTGTGGCTCATGCAGTGACAGCATCATACTCACCAGCTCCAGTCCAGGCAGCCCGACCTGTGGCCTCAGCCTCTTACCCCACCTATCAGAGCCACCTGGCACCTCAAGACTACACCTACAGACAACCAGATCCCCCACAGCCCACCACCACCCCACAGACGTACCAG CAGGACAACTATAGTTATGGGCGGCCTGCTGCTGTAACGACTTATGACAACAAACAGTACTACCAGACAAGTATAGCCCCGGCCCAGAGGACACCCACTGATAATTACTACCAGACTG GAGTGAAGACCTCTTACAGTCCAGCCCCCACCACTGCCTACAGCCAGCCTCCTCCACCTCAGAGGCAGGTGACTGCCCTAAAGCCCTTGGTCCCCTCCAGCTCTGTGTCTACCAACTACAACATCTACCCAGTATCCACCAGTGTCCCGCAACCTCCAACACCAATTTCATCCTACACACTTGGTTCTTCCTTCAGCTCCACTGTTTCAGCCACCTCCTACTCTG GCATTAGCTACTCTAGTTACAACTCAATTGGCTACACCTCTGCATCTGCCCCCTCCTATTACCAGCCGGCACAGCAGACTTTATCCCAACCCCAGCCTCAACCACAGCCATCACAGCAGCCTCAACAGCCCCAGCCCCCCGTTCAGCCGCCGCCCAAGCAGCTGACAAGCTCATCTTGGAGTAACTCAGGCAGCAACATGGTGACAGCTCCAACTGGAAATGCCTACAAAAAGCCTTCTTTTCATCAGAATAAGTTGCAAAGGCCAAAAGGACCTCCTAAACAGCCACAGCTGCATTACTGTGATATTTGCAAGATCAGCTGTGCAGGCCCTcag ACATACAGGGAACACAATGAAGGCCAGAAGCATAAGAAAAAGGAAGCAGCTTTAAAAGCTGGGGGCCAGACTGGGACCAGCAACGGGCCCAGAGGAGTCCAAACTCAGTTACGGTGTGAGTTATGTGATGTATCATGCACTGGAGTAGACGCCTATGCTGCCCATATCCGTGGGGCCAAACACCAGAAG GTGGTGAAACTTCATACCAAGCTTGGCAAACCGATACCTTCTACTGAGCCAGTGTTGGTGAATTCTGCTCCAGTTATCACGACCTCGACAGCAGGAAAGCCTCCGGTCTCGTCCTCAGCTTCTGTCACAGTTTCAACTACATCCACTCCCGTGATTCCCAAACAGTCGCCTGTAAACACCACAACCAAATCAACCCCACCAGTCAAGAAACCAGCTCCCTCCAAAATAACATCCATTT CCAATAAGCCAACAAGTTttccagcagcatcagcagcatcagTAGCATCGGCAGCATCAGCAGTGGTAACGGTGGTGGCAGCTAAAGTGGAGGAGCCTGTTCACATGTCAGTCCAGAAGATGGAGCCTCTGAGTGATGAGGACAGAGTTGGAGGCCAAGGAGACATCCAGCCTGTGGGGCATGACTATGTAGAAGAG GTACGTAATGATGATGGAAAAGTGATTAGATTTCACTGTAAACTGTGTGAGTGCAGCTTCAATGATCCCAATGCTAAAGACATGCACCTAAAAGGAAGAAGGCACAGGCTACAATACAAG AAGAAAGTGAACCCAGAGCTTCCTGTGGAGATTAAGCCCAGTAACCGGGCCAGGAAGCTTCAGGAGAGCAAGCTAaagaagcagaagcagaaagCGGTGCTAAAGAGACAGCGAGATGATGAGCAGCGCTGGCACATGGAGATGAG GCGATATGAGGAGGACATGTACTGGAGgaggattgaggaggagcagatgTACTGGGGGGACCAGAGACGTAGGATAGCTCCTCCACCACTAATGAGTCGCCCTGGTATACCAGTGCCCCCTCTGCTG aCTTGCGTTCGAAGGCCTGATTCTCCTGATGACCGTTACATCATGGCCAAGCACTCCACCATTTACCCAGTAGAAGAGGAGCTCCAGGCTGTGCAGAGGATCGTCTCCCACTCAGAGAGAGCTCTAAAACTGGTGTCAGACTCCCTGCTTGAGAAGGAGAAACTAGCTGTTACTACTGCTGCTACTGAGGGAGTAGATGAGAAGAG TACTGAAAACACTGCTCGGTTGCTAAAAGGTGTGATGAGAGTTGGTATCCTGGCCAAAGGCCTGCTGCTTCGTGGGGACAGAAATGTTGAACTAATCTTGCTGACTGCAAAGAAACCCACCATCTCGTTACTAAAGACCATTGCTAAGCACCTACCAAAGGAACTGGAG ACATTTTCTGAAGATCAGTATGAGGTGCAGGCTCACCCCGAGGAGGCGAACATCGTGATATTTTCAAGCAAGGAGCCCAAAATGCAGGTGACCATTTCTCTCACCTCGCCGCTGATGAGGGAGGACCCTGCTGCTGAGAAGGACAAGcagggagaagaaaaagcggCTGAGAAAG GTGTGGTTGAGAATGATCCTCCTGATcttctgaataaaaagaaatgtttggaaTACCTGGCAGCTCTCCGTCATGCCAAATGGTTTCAG GCTCGTGCAAATGGGCTGCAGTCTTGTGTGATCGTCATTCGGGTGCTGAGAGATCTATGTCAGCGTGTTCCCACCTGGGGGAAGATGCCTGGTTGG GCAATGGAGCTGCTGGTGGAGAAGGTGATCAGCAGTGCCACAGGCCCGCTCAGCCCAGGGGAGGCCATGCGAAGAGTCCTGGAGTGCATCTCTACAGGCATCCTGTTGCCAg ATGGGCCAGGTTTGATGGATCCCTGTGAGAAGGATCAAACAGATGCTTTGGAGTGCATGAAGCTTCAAGCCCGGGAGGACATAACTGCTAGTGCACAG CACGCTCTGCGGCTGCTTGCCTTCCGCCAGATCCACAAGGTCCTGGGCATGGAGTCACTACCAGCATCAAAGGCCAGTGCACGCAACCGCAAACGACGACGGGACATCAGCGACACGGGTGAAGGCGAGGGAGAAGGCAAAAAAGACAAGAAGGAAGAAGAATCGAGTGCTTGA